A genomic window from Paucibacter sp. KCTC 42545 includes:
- a CDS encoding DUF2970 domain-containing protein has product MQAVAWSFFGVRRGAEYEKDVARLNPVHVIIAGVIAALLFVLALVLLVQWVIGSGVASGQ; this is encoded by the coding sequence ATGCAGGCAGTGGCTTGGTCATTTTTCGGCGTGCGTCGTGGCGCCGAGTACGAGAAAGATGTGGCGCGGCTCAACCCCGTGCATGTGATCATCGCTGGAGTGATTGCTGCGCTGTTGTTCGTATTGGCGCTGGTGCTGCTGGTTCAATGGGTCATTGGCAGCGGCGTGGCCAGTGGCCAGTAA
- a CDS encoding cytochrome c oxidase subunit 3: MSAATSTGKAPYYFVPGPSRHPVMAAIGLFFVILGAGQWINDHDWGKYSLAFGLLWFAVVLKQWFAEAIAESESGQYSDRIDLSFRWSMGWFIFSEVMFFAAFFGALYWARVHSVPVLGSLENNLLWPDFKAIWPSAAAGFTASPAGTVEPFATMGPWPLPTINTALLLTSGLTLTVAHHALIAGNRARTIAFMWMTVLLGITFLCVQGYEYHHAYAELNLKLSSGIFGSTFFMLTGFHGFHVFVGMLMLLFITLRLQKGHFTKDRHFGFEGAAWYWHFVDVVWLGLYVIVYWM; this comes from the coding sequence ATGTCGGCAGCGACTTCCACGGGCAAAGCCCCTTATTACTTCGTACCCGGGCCTTCACGGCATCCGGTGATGGCCGCCATCGGTCTGTTCTTCGTGATCCTGGGTGCAGGGCAGTGGATCAATGACCATGACTGGGGCAAGTACTCGCTGGCCTTCGGCCTGCTGTGGTTCGCCGTGGTGCTGAAGCAGTGGTTTGCTGAAGCCATCGCCGAAAGCGAGAGCGGCCAGTACAGCGACCGCATCGACCTGTCCTTCCGCTGGAGCATGGGCTGGTTCATCTTCTCCGAAGTGATGTTCTTCGCTGCCTTCTTCGGCGCGCTGTACTGGGCCCGTGTGCACTCGGTGCCGGTGCTGGGCAGCCTGGAGAACAATCTGCTGTGGCCCGATTTCAAGGCCATCTGGCCAAGTGCTGCGGCCGGCTTCACTGCCTCGCCAGCCGGTACGGTGGAACCCTTTGCCACCATGGGCCCTTGGCCGCTGCCGACCATCAACACGGCGCTGCTTTTGACCTCCGGCCTGACGCTGACAGTGGCTCACCACGCCTTGATCGCTGGCAACCGTGCCAGGACGATTGCCTTCATGTGGATGACGGTGTTGCTTGGCATCACCTTCTTGTGCGTGCAGGGCTATGAGTATCACCACGCCTACGCCGAGCTGAACCTCAAGCTCAGCTCCGGCATCTTCGGCTCCACCTTCTTCATGCTGACCGGCTTCCACGGCTTCCACGTTTTCGTGGGCATGCTGATGCTGCTGTTCATCACCCTGCGTCTGCAAAAAGGCCATTTCACTAAGGACCGCCACTTCGGCTTCGAAGGCGCGGCCTGGTACTGGCACTTTGTGGACGTGGTGTGGTTGGGCCTGTACGTGATCGTGTACTGGATGTAA
- a CDS encoding DUF2909 domain-containing protein, with the protein MKFVFLLAFIGILGALGAAGLFMLKNGKSADQQDDSSQRSSRMARALALRVGLSVALFLFILLSYLMGWIEPTGLPLQR; encoded by the coding sequence ATGAAATTCGTCTTCCTGCTCGCCTTCATCGGCATCCTCGGCGCACTGGGTGCAGCCGGCTTGTTCATGCTCAAGAACGGTAAGTCTGCAGACCAGCAAGACGACAGCAGCCAGCGCAGTTCCAGAATGGCACGTGCCCTGGCCCTGCGGGTGGGTTTGTCGGTGGCCTTGTTCCTGTTCATCTTGCTGAGCTATCTGATGGGATGGATTGAGCCGACGGGGCTGCCGCTGCAGCGGTGA
- a CDS encoding SURF1 family protein: MKPSLRRLLLGLLAVAGIGLTASLGFWQLDRAAQKLALQQSINSRALQAPLSAQGLSRKPEDAAAQVHLPVLLRGHWLHAQTVFLDNRPMAGRVGFFIVTPLRLQGRSEAILVQRGWLPRNALERSQLPQLPAAELSEGEVEVQGRLALAPSRVYEFSAAHSGAIRQNLDAAAYAQETKQELLPLTVLQTGPKLADEMPRDWAAPDLGLQKHYGYAFQWFALSALLLGLYVWFQFIRPARAQRPSSHEQ; this comes from the coding sequence ATGAAGCCAAGCCTGCGTCGCCTCTTGCTGGGCCTGCTGGCCGTGGCCGGCATTGGTCTGACCGCCAGCCTGGGCTTCTGGCAGCTGGATCGTGCGGCCCAGAAGCTGGCGCTGCAGCAGTCCATCAACTCGCGTGCGCTGCAAGCGCCGCTGAGCGCACAGGGCTTGAGCCGCAAACCCGAGGATGCGGCCGCCCAAGTGCACCTGCCGGTGCTGCTGCGCGGCCATTGGCTGCACGCGCAAACCGTATTTTTGGACAACCGGCCGATGGCCGGACGGGTGGGCTTTTTCATCGTCACGCCGCTGCGCTTGCAAGGGCGTAGCGAGGCCATTCTGGTGCAACGCGGCTGGCTGCCGCGCAATGCGCTGGAGCGCAGCCAGCTGCCGCAGTTGCCAGCCGCAGAACTCAGCGAGGGCGAGGTTGAAGTGCAGGGGCGATTGGCCCTGGCACCGTCACGTGTGTATGAGTTCAGCGCGGCGCACAGCGGCGCGATCCGGCAAAATCTCGATGCGGCGGCTTATGCGCAAGAAACAAAGCAAGAGTTGCTGCCCCTGACCGTGCTGCAAACAGGGCCCAAACTCGCGGATGAGATGCCGCGTGATTGGGCGGCACCCGATCTGGGGCTGCAAAAACATTACGGTTACGCCTTTCAATGGTTTGCGCTTTCGGCGCTGCTCCTGGGTCTTTATGTCTGGTTCCAATTCATCCGTCCCGCCCGCGCACAGCGCCCATCCAGCCATGAGCAGTGA
- a CDS encoding SCO family protein — translation MSSEPLNLSVHSLPDPSQVNAAQLRSGRLRMLLVLAACAAPVIASYFTFYVIKPQGRAYGELIVPTVDLPAQLSLRDLAGQPVSVESLKGQWLLTLVQNADCNKVCEDLLFMQRQLREMMGKERDKVDKLLLIADDAPLRPELQQALTTGIPVTILRAPRAQLDAFLKAGAGQGLNDHLFIIDPMGRWMWRSPVQPDPSKVKGDLNRLLKANAGWDKPGR, via the coding sequence ATGAGCAGTGAGCCGCTCAATCTGAGTGTGCATAGCCTGCCCGATCCGAGCCAGGTCAACGCCGCGCAGCTACGCAGTGGCCGCCTGCGCATGTTGCTGGTTCTGGCGGCCTGTGCGGCGCCTGTCATCGCGTCCTACTTCACCTTCTACGTCATCAAGCCGCAAGGCCGTGCCTATGGTGAGCTGATCGTGCCGACGGTGGATTTGCCAGCCCAGCTGAGCCTGCGCGATTTGGCCGGCCAACCGGTCAGCGTGGAAAGCCTGAAAGGCCAGTGGCTGCTGACCCTGGTGCAAAACGCCGACTGCAACAAGGTCTGCGAAGACCTGCTGTTCATGCAGCGCCAGTTGCGCGAAATGATGGGCAAGGAGCGCGACAAGGTCGACAAGCTCTTGCTGATCGCCGATGACGCCCCCCTGCGCCCCGAGCTGCAGCAGGCGCTGACCACCGGCATTCCGGTGACGATTCTGCGTGCGCCGCGGGCACAGCTCGATGCCTTTTTGAAAGCCGGCGCCGGCCAAGGCCTCAATGACCATCTTTTCATCATCGACCCGATGGGCCGTTGGATGTGGCGCTCCCCCGTGCAGCCCGACCCCAGCAAGGTCAAGGGCGACCTGAACCGCTTGCTCAAGGCCAATGCGGGCTGGGACAAGCCCGGCCGTTGA
- a CDS encoding COX15/CtaA family protein has product MNHDDWIALAQLAALGAALAAGPLLWLRLRSTAATPTARLRALTVLTLFLTFDLIIFGAFTRLTDSGLGCPDWPGCYGQGSPIGAHADIAAAQAAMPTGPVTHGKAWVEMIHRYLASAVGVLILVLCVSSWRLARKTQAAAKLVSPWWSTLTLFWVCMQGAFGALTVTMKLFPAIVTLHLLGGMGLLMLLAWQAQAYEPKPLPLSPGLRRAAWGLLVLLIVQVALGAWVSTNYAVLACSEFPSCQAGQWWPAMDFTHGFTIWRELGVGADGGWLPFEALTAIHMTHRLGALLVFTLLLLFAWALWRAPQPSGRLWAQRLLWAAAWQFVSGLSNVVLDWPIVAALAHTAGAAMLLMIMSFLLAQICQGRAALPAA; this is encoded by the coding sequence ATGAATCACGACGACTGGATTGCCTTGGCCCAGCTGGCCGCCCTGGGTGCTGCCCTGGCGGCCGGCCCACTGCTGTGGCTGCGTCTGCGCTCGACGGCGGCGACGCCGACGGCACGCTTGCGCGCCTTGACGGTGCTGACGCTGTTTCTGACCTTTGATCTGATCATTTTTGGCGCCTTCACCCGCCTGACCGACTCCGGCCTGGGCTGCCCCGATTGGCCAGGCTGTTATGGCCAAGGCAGCCCGATTGGCGCGCATGCCGATATCGCCGCCGCCCAGGCCGCCATGCCCACCGGCCCAGTCACCCACGGCAAAGCCTGGGTGGAGATGATTCACCGTTACCTGGCCAGCGCGGTTGGTGTGCTGATTCTGGTGCTGTGCGTGTCGAGTTGGCGGCTGGCGCGGAAAACGCAGGCAGCGGCTAAGCTGGTCTCGCCTTGGTGGAGCACGCTGACGCTGTTCTGGGTCTGCATGCAGGGCGCATTCGGTGCGCTGACGGTGACGATGAAGCTGTTTCCCGCCATCGTCACCCTGCATTTATTGGGTGGCATGGGCTTGTTGATGCTCTTGGCTTGGCAGGCTCAGGCCTATGAGCCCAAGCCCTTGCCGTTGAGCCCCGGCCTGCGCCGCGCGGCTTGGGGCTTGCTCGTCTTGTTGATTGTGCAAGTGGCGCTGGGTGCTTGGGTGAGCACCAATTACGCGGTGCTGGCCTGTTCGGAGTTCCCCAGCTGCCAAGCGGGCCAGTGGTGGCCGGCGATGGACTTCACGCATGGTTTTACGATCTGGCGTGAGTTGGGCGTGGGCGCCGATGGTGGCTGGCTGCCGTTTGAGGCGCTGACCGCCATTCACATGACGCACCGCCTGGGCGCCTTGCTGGTTTTCACGCTGCTGTTACTGTTCGCCTGGGCCTTGTGGCGTGCGCCGCAGCCGAGCGGCCGCTTGTGGGCGCAGCGATTGCTGTGGGCAGCGGCTTGGCAGTTCGTCAGCGGCTTGTCGAATGTGGTGTTGGACTGGCCCATCGTCGCCGCGCTTGCGCACACCGCGGGTGCTGCCATGCTGCTAATGATCATGAGTTTTTTATTGGCCCAAATCTGCCAAGGCCGGGCCGCATTGCCGGCCGCTTGA
- the cyoE gene encoding heme o synthase, with the protein MSSNPSVPAASPAPSSRWQQYYQLTKPRVVQLIVFCAVIGMALAIPGLPAGAQWGAILAATVGIWLVAGAAAAFNCLIEQQIDAKMKRTAWRATAKGQLSRAQTLSFSAVLCGLGMAILWFWVNPLTMWLTFATFIGYAVIYTVVLKPMTPQNIVIGGASGAMPPVLGWAALRGEVGPEAMLLCLIIFLWTPPHFWALALYRTEEYRKAGLPMLPVTHGSEYTRLQIFLYTWILLAATLLPFLTGMSGWIYLVSALALGLGFCTYAWQLWRQYSDELARATFRFSILHLSLLFAALLVDHYLLPWTR; encoded by the coding sequence ATGTCATCCAATCCTTCCGTCCCGGCCGCGTCCCCGGCCCCCAGCTCGCGCTGGCAGCAGTATTACCAGCTGACCAAGCCGCGCGTGGTGCAGCTGATCGTGTTCTGCGCGGTCATTGGCATGGCGCTGGCGATTCCGGGTTTGCCGGCGGGCGCACAGTGGGGCGCCATCCTGGCCGCCACGGTGGGCATCTGGCTGGTGGCTGGAGCAGCAGCGGCCTTCAATTGCCTGATCGAGCAGCAAATCGACGCCAAGATGAAGCGCACCGCTTGGCGGGCTACCGCCAAGGGCCAGCTCAGCCGCGCACAAACGCTGAGCTTCTCGGCCGTGCTGTGCGGCCTGGGCATGGCGATTCTGTGGTTCTGGGTCAACCCCTTGACCATGTGGCTGACCTTCGCCACCTTCATTGGCTACGCCGTCATCTACACCGTGGTGCTCAAGCCCATGACGCCGCAGAACATCGTCATCGGTGGCGCCTCCGGCGCCATGCCTCCAGTCTTGGGCTGGGCCGCGCTGCGCGGTGAGGTGGGGCCTGAGGCCATGCTGCTGTGCCTGATCATCTTCCTGTGGACGCCGCCACATTTTTGGGCGCTCGCTTTGTATCGCACCGAGGAATATCGCAAGGCCGGCCTGCCCATGCTGCCGGTGACGCATGGCTCCGAGTACACGCGTTTGCAGATCTTTCTCTATACCTGGATCTTGCTGGCCGCCACCTTGCTCCCCTTCTTGACCGGCATGAGTGGCTGGATTTATCTGGTCAGCGCGCTGGCGCTGGGCCTAGGCTTTTGTACCTATGCCTGGCAACTCTGGCGTCAGTATTCCGATGAGTTGGCGCGCGCCACTTTCCGGTTCTCCATCCTGCATTTGTCCCTGCTGTTTGCGGCCCTGCTGGTGGACCATTACCTCTTGCCCTGGACGCGTTGA
- a CDS encoding SCO family protein, with amino-acid sequence MMMTKRRSIGWAAALVLGLSLGLAGCDQLGFGGSAKPAFKGVDLTGAEYARSISLSDQDGRSRSLAEFKGKVVVVFFGYTQCPDVCPTTLAELAEVKRMLGQDGEKVQGIFVTVDPERDTAPLLKAYLNSFDPTFVALRGSEEQTKAVAKEFKVFYAKVPGKTPESYTMDHTAASFIFDPQGRVRVFSRYGSGAQALADDIKLLLAERP; translated from the coding sequence ATGATGATGACGAAGAGACGATCGATTGGCTGGGCTGCGGCCCTCGTGTTGGGCTTGAGCCTAGGTTTGGCGGGCTGTGATCAGCTCGGGTTTGGCGGCTCCGCGAAGCCGGCGTTCAAGGGGGTGGATCTGACGGGCGCGGAGTACGCGCGCAGCATCAGTCTGAGCGACCAAGACGGCCGCAGCCGCTCCCTGGCCGAGTTCAAGGGCAAGGTGGTGGTGGTCTTCTTCGGCTACACCCAATGCCCAGATGTTTGCCCCACCACGCTGGCCGAATTGGCGGAAGTCAAACGCATGCTGGGCCAGGATGGCGAAAAAGTGCAGGGCATCTTCGTCACCGTGGATCCCGAGCGCGACACCGCGCCGCTGCTCAAGGCCTATCTGAATAGCTTTGACCCGACATTTGTGGCTCTGCGCGGTAGCGAAGAGCAAACCAAGGCCGTGGCCAAGGAATTCAAGGTCTTCTACGCCAAGGTGCCCGGCAAGACGCCAGAGAGCTACACCATGGACCACACGGCGGCCAGCTTCATCTTTGACCCCCAGGGCCGCGTGCGGGTGTTCTCCCGCTACGGCTCGGGCGCGCAGGCCTTGGCCGATGACATCAAGCTCTTGCTGGCCGAGCGCCCGTAA
- the rpoH gene encoding RNA polymerase sigma factor RpoH → MMTMLTPAAALTVRDPWSLVPSLGNLDAYISAVNRLPLLTPEEESSAARRLRDSGDLEAAGRLVLSHLRLVVSISRQYMGYGLPQGDLIQEGNVGLMKAVKRYDPDQGVRLVSYAMHWIKAEIHEYVLRNWRMVKVATTKAQRKLFFNLRSMKHSMKEEQSDDLTHRMSLTEAQLDHVAKELNVKREEVLEMETRMSGGDVALEPLTDDDGEAYAPIAYLADETQEPTRVLEAQARDSLASDGINRALEALDERSRRIVEERWLKVNDDSTGGMTLHELAAEYGVSAERIRQIEVAAMKKMRKTLTPA, encoded by the coding sequence ATGATGACAATGTTGACCCCTGCTGCTGCACTGACCGTCCGTGACCCCTGGTCACTGGTACCGTCGCTCGGCAATCTGGACGCCTACATTTCCGCCGTGAACCGCCTGCCCCTGCTGACCCCGGAAGAGGAAAGCTCGGCCGCTCGTCGCCTGCGCGATAGCGGTGATCTTGAGGCCGCCGGCCGCTTGGTGCTCTCGCATCTGCGCTTGGTGGTGTCCATTTCGCGCCAGTACATGGGCTACGGCCTGCCGCAAGGCGATCTGATTCAAGAAGGCAATGTCGGCCTGATGAAGGCCGTCAAGCGCTACGACCCGGATCAGGGCGTGCGCTTGGTCAGCTACGCCATGCACTGGATCAAGGCTGAGATTCACGAATACGTGCTGCGCAACTGGCGCATGGTCAAGGTCGCCACGACCAAGGCACAGCGCAAGCTTTTCTTCAATCTGCGCTCGATGAAGCACAGCATGAAGGAAGAGCAAAGCGACGACCTGACCCACCGCATGAGCCTGACCGAGGCGCAGTTGGATCATGTGGCCAAGGAATTGAACGTCAAGCGCGAAGAAGTGCTGGAGATGGAAACCCGCATGTCCGGCGGTGACGTGGCCCTGGAGCCGCTGACCGACGACGACGGTGAAGCCTACGCCCCCATCGCCTATCTGGCCGATGAGACGCAAGAACCGACCCGCGTCCTCGAAGCACAGGCGCGCGACTCGCTCGCCAGCGACGGCATCAACCGCGCCCTGGAGGCCCTGGACGAGCGCAGCCGCCGCATCGTGGAAGAGCGCTGGCTCAAGGTCAACGACGACTCCACCGGCGGCATGACCCTGCATGAACTGGCCGCCGAGTACGGCGTCAGCGCCGAGCGGATTCGCCAGATCGAGGTTGCCGCGATGAAGAAGATGCGCAAGACCCTCACGCCGGCCTGA
- a CDS encoding chemotaxis protein CheW, with protein sequence MSASTDLVPQSGSQALQTTGQARADSKQFLTFRVGEEEYGMDILRVQEIRSYEAPTRVANAPQFIKGVTNLRGVIVPIVDLRMRLGQSAEYTSFTVTIVLNVCQRIVGIVVDSVSDVLELTADQIKPRPEVAAALDARFITGLGKIGERMLILLDIDAMVASPDFGLID encoded by the coding sequence ATGAGCGCCTCCACCGATCTGGTCCCCCAATCCGGCTCCCAAGCTCTGCAAACCACAGGGCAAGCCCGGGCCGATAGCAAGCAGTTCCTGACCTTTCGCGTTGGCGAAGAGGAATACGGCATGGACATCCTGCGCGTGCAGGAGATCCGTTCCTACGAAGCCCCGACCCGCGTCGCCAATGCGCCCCAATTCATCAAGGGCGTGACCAATCTGCGCGGTGTGATCGTCCCCATCGTCGATTTGCGCATGCGCCTGGGCCAAAGCGCCGAGTACACCAGCTTCACCGTCACCATCGTCCTCAACGTTTGCCAGCGCATCGTCGGCATCGTGGTGGATTCGGTGTCCGATGTGCTGGAACTGACGGCTGATCAGATCAAGCCCCGCCCCGAGGTGGCCGCGGCGCTGGACGCCCGCTTCATCACCGGTCTGGGCAAGATCGGCGAGCGCATGCTGATCCTGCTGGACATTGATGCCATGGTGGCCAGCCCCGATTTCGGGCTGATCGACTAA
- a CDS encoding lipocalin family protein, whose protein sequence is MGVLAGCMSTSPPPGVTAVQPFDLARYQGRWFEVARLDHRFERGMTDVSATYSAQTDGSVRVLNRGFDVATGQWREAVGRALFIGEPTTGSLKVSFFGPFYGGYHVAALDPDYRWALVLGPDFSYCWILSRDKVLDPAQREAITARAKALGVETSDLIWVSQTRQDPAP, encoded by the coding sequence ATGGGTGTCTTGGCGGGCTGTATGTCCACCAGCCCGCCGCCCGGCGTCACCGCCGTCCAGCCCTTTGATTTGGCGCGCTACCAGGGCCGCTGGTTTGAGGTGGCGCGCCTGGATCACCGCTTTGAGCGCGGCATGACGGATGTGTCCGCCACTTACAGCGCCCAAACCGATGGCAGTGTGCGGGTGCTGAACCGGGGCTTTGATGTTGCAACCGGCCAATGGCGTGAGGCGGTGGGCCGGGCTTTATTCATTGGTGAGCCGACCACCGGCTCACTCAAAGTGTCTTTCTTTGGCCCGTTCTACGGCGGCTATCACGTCGCCGCCTTGGATCCCGACTACCGCTGGGCCTTGGTGCTGGGCCCTGACTTCAGCTATTGCTGGATTCTGTCGCGTGACAAAGTGCTGGATCCGGCGCAGCGCGAGGCCATCACGGCACGGGCCAAGGCGCTCGGGGTCGAAACGTCGGATCTGATTTGGGTTTCGCAGACGCGCCAGGACCCGGCGCCTTGA
- a CDS encoding TIGR01777 family oxidoreductase: MRILMTGGTGLIGRALCSHWRSAGHEVIVWSRQPERVPALCSGARGIAHLHELADAGPLDAVVNLAGAPIADRPWTAARRQILWRSRVDLTQELVAYLAQLAHKPEVLISGSAVGWYGDRGERQLDESSPPGSADFGAQLCQAWEQAAQQAEPQGIRVVLLRTAPVLAASGGMLARLRLPFSLGLGGRLGSGQQWMPWIHLDDEIALIDFLLNHTECRGAFNACAPEPARNADFTQALAAVLKRPAVLPAPAWALRMALGEMSVLLLGGQRAVPQRALAQGFRFRYPALGPALAQLLKRSM, translated from the coding sequence ATGCGCATTCTGATGACGGGCGGCACCGGCCTGATTGGCCGGGCCCTGTGCAGCCACTGGCGCTCGGCCGGGCACGAAGTGATTGTCTGGAGCCGGCAGCCTGAGCGGGTGCCTGCCTTGTGCAGCGGTGCCCGTGGCATTGCGCATTTGCATGAGTTGGCGGACGCCGGGCCGCTGGACGCTGTCGTCAATTTGGCCGGCGCGCCGATTGCTGATCGGCCCTGGACCGCCGCACGGCGCCAGATCCTGTGGCGCAGCCGGGTTGATTTAACGCAGGAGTTGGTGGCCTATCTGGCCCAGTTGGCGCACAAGCCGGAGGTCTTGATCTCCGGCTCGGCCGTGGGTTGGTATGGCGATAGGGGCGAGCGCCAGCTCGATGAAAGCAGCCCGCCGGGTTCGGCCGATTTTGGTGCTCAGTTGTGCCAAGCCTGGGAGCAAGCGGCCCAGCAGGCCGAGCCGCAAGGCATTCGCGTCGTGCTGCTGCGCACCGCGCCGGTCCTGGCCGCGAGTGGCGGCATGCTGGCGCGCCTGCGTCTGCCCTTTAGCTTAGGGCTGGGTGGCCGCCTGGGCAGCGGCCAGCAGTGGATGCCGTGGATTCATCTCGACGATGAAATTGCGCTGATTGATTTCTTGCTCAATCACACCGAATGCCGGGGCGCCTTCAACGCCTGTGCGCCAGAGCCGGCGCGCAATGCCGATTTCACGCAGGCCTTGGCGGCGGTGCTGAAGCGGCCTGCGGTATTGCCGGCACCGGCCTGGGCGCTGCGGATGGCGCTGGGCGAAATGTCGGTCTTGCTGCTGGGCGGCCAGCGCGCCGTGCCTCAGCGGGCCCTGGCGCAGGGCTTTCGCTTTCGCTATCCGGCCCTGGGGCCGGCCTTGGCTCAGCTCTTGAAGCGGTCAATGTAA
- the ychF gene encoding redox-regulated ATPase YchF, protein MSLKCGIVGLPNVGKSTLFNALTKAGIAAENYPFCTIEPNVGVVELPDPRLDALAEIVKPERILPAVVEFVDIAGLVAGASKGEGLGNKFLSHIRETDAIVNVVRCFEDGNVVHVNGKVDPISDIEVIQTELCLADMGTVEKSLHRYNKVARAGDKEAIALVKVLEKCEAALNEAKPVRTIDFSKEELVLLKPLCLITAKPAMFVANVSEDGFENNPFLDRLKEYAAAQNGPVVAICAKTEAELSEMEDEDRKMFLAEMGQDEPGLNRLIRAGFSLLGLQTYFTAGVKEVRAWTIHKGDTGPQAAGVIHTDFERGYIRAQTIAYEDFITYKGEQGAKDAGKMRAEGKEYVVKDGDVLNFLFNV, encoded by the coding sequence ATGAGTCTCAAATGCGGCATCGTTGGCCTGCCCAATGTCGGCAAGTCCACCCTCTTCAACGCGCTGACCAAGGCCGGTATCGCCGCTGAGAACTATCCGTTCTGCACCATCGAGCCCAATGTGGGCGTGGTCGAGCTGCCCGACCCGCGCCTGGACGCGCTGGCCGAAATCGTCAAGCCCGAACGCATCCTGCCCGCGGTGGTGGAGTTTGTGGACATCGCCGGCTTGGTGGCTGGCGCCTCCAAGGGCGAAGGCCTGGGCAATAAATTCCTCTCGCACATCCGCGAAACCGACGCCATCGTCAATGTGGTGCGCTGCTTTGAAGACGGCAATGTGGTGCACGTCAACGGCAAGGTGGACCCGATCTCCGACATCGAGGTGATCCAGACCGAACTCTGCCTGGCCGATATGGGCACGGTAGAAAAGAGCCTGCACCGCTACAACAAGGTGGCCCGCGCGGGCGATAAGGAAGCCATCGCCCTGGTCAAGGTGCTTGAGAAGTGCGAAGCCGCGCTGAACGAAGCCAAGCCGGTGCGCACGATTGATTTCAGCAAGGAAGAGCTGGTGCTGCTCAAGCCCCTGTGCCTGATCACCGCCAAGCCGGCCATGTTCGTGGCCAATGTCTCGGAAGATGGTTTCGAGAACAACCCCTTCCTGGACCGCCTGAAGGAATACGCCGCCGCCCAGAACGGCCCCGTGGTGGCCATCTGCGCCAAGACGGAAGCCGAGCTGAGCGAGATGGAAGACGAGGACCGCAAGATGTTCTTGGCCGAGATGGGCCAGGATGAGCCGGGCCTGAACCGCCTGATCCGCGCCGGCTTCAGCCTGCTGGGCTTGCAAACCTATTTCACCGCTGGCGTGAAGGAAGTACGCGCCTGGACCATCCACAAGGGCGACACCGGCCCGCAAGCCGCCGGCGTGATCCACACCGACTTTGAACGCGGCTATATCCGCGCCCAGACCATCGCCTATGAAGACTTCATCACCTACAAGGGTGAGCAAGGCGCCAAAGACGCCGGCAAGATGCGCGCCGAAGGCAAGGAATACGTCGTCAAGGACGGCGACGTGCTGAACTTCTTGTTCAACGTCTAA
- a CDS encoding FAD-dependent monooxygenase, whose amino-acid sequence MQNCEVLVRGSGCVGRSLALALSAQGLRVALLGSAEASQAQREDVRSYALNAASVRLLRELKVWDAMPADAVTPVFDMKIKGDAAGALLEFSSWSQGVAELAFIVDAGVLEQQLAAALKFAPHVQMVNAAVPAQLTVLCEGRDSAARADLGVKFEKHAYGHRAIAARLVADQAHQGVARQWFRSPDILALLPIDKPAPGASYGLVWSLPEARAAELLAASGAEFETALNEASQGEAGALRLAGERCAWPLALARAEPLIGPGWALAGDAAHLVHPLAGQGLNLGLADVAALAEVIRQRESWRALGDEKLLRRYVRARQADTFAMGELTDGLLRMFASEAAPLRTLRNTGMNVLNALPPLKQWLIGRALG is encoded by the coding sequence ATGCAAAACTGTGAGGTCTTGGTTCGTGGAAGCGGCTGCGTGGGTCGCAGCCTGGCTCTGGCGTTGAGCGCGCAGGGCTTGCGCGTCGCCCTGTTGGGCAGCGCCGAAGCCAGCCAAGCCCAACGCGAGGATGTGCGCAGCTATGCGCTCAATGCCGCTTCGGTGCGCTTGCTGCGTGAACTCAAGGTATGGGATGCCATGCCGGCCGACGCCGTCACCCCGGTTTTCGATATGAAGATCAAGGGCGATGCCGCCGGTGCCTTGCTGGAGTTTTCCAGCTGGAGCCAGGGCGTGGCCGAGTTGGCCTTCATCGTCGACGCGGGCGTGCTGGAGCAGCAACTCGCCGCCGCCCTGAAGTTCGCCCCGCATGTGCAGATGGTCAACGCTGCCGTGCCGGCGCAGCTGACCGTGCTGTGCGAAGGGCGCGATTCCGCCGCGCGGGCCGATTTGGGCGTCAAGTTCGAAAAGCATGCTTACGGCCACCGTGCGATTGCCGCGCGCCTAGTGGCAGATCAAGCTCATCAAGGCGTGGCGCGCCAGTGGTTCCGCTCGCCCGACATCCTGGCCTTGCTGCCGATTGACAAACCCGCACCGGGCGCGTCTTACGGCCTGGTCTGGTCTTTGCCCGAGGCGCGTGCCGCTGAGTTGCTGGCCGCCAGTGGGGCCGAATTTGAAACCGCTTTGAATGAAGCCAGCCAGGGTGAGGCCGGCGCCTTGCGTCTGGCTGGTGAGCGCTGCGCCTGGCCCTTGGCCCTGGCGCGGGCTGAGCCCTTGATCGGGCCGGGCTGGGCCTTGGCCGGCGACGCGGCGCATCTGGTTCACCCCTTGGCAGGCCAGGGTCTGAATCTGGGCCTGGCCGATGTGGCGGCGCTGGCCGAAGTGATTCGCCAGCGCGAAAGCTGGCGTGCGTTGGGTGATGAAAAGCTGCTGCGCCGCTATGTGCGGGCGCGCCAGGCCGACACCTTTGCCATGGGTGAATTGACCGATGGCCTGCTGCGCATGTTTGCTAGTGAAGCGGCGCCACTGCGCACTTTGCGCAATACCGGCATGAACGTTTTGAACGCTTTGCCGCCCCTCAAACAATGGTTGATCGGCCGCGCGCTGGGCTGA